In Flavobacteriales bacterium, the genomic window TTGCCATTGGAGCAGTCCAATTCTTCTCGACCAGACCGCGAAAACTCATGAGTAAAAAGAATCCCAAGAACCCCCAGAATTGTACCTGCATTACCCTAATGAATCGCTGGTGCGGGTCGCGTGGACGAGCGGGGAATCGGGTAAGGAAGTGAATGGCTGCTCTGATCACGAGCCAAAAACTCACGGGCCCCAAGACCAGTAATTGGGTGAGCACATAGCCCGAGGTGAAGCCGAATTCGTAAGGCACATCCGCTCTATCGAACAAATGGTACTGAACACTCGGGTAATCGTACTGAATTTGCCAAAGAATATGCGGCAAGTACAGAAGCGCGGCACCTAAGGCGATCAGGTAGAACTTGCGGTTCGCGAGCAATCGCGGTAAGGCGATGAGGGTGAAGCCGATCACCAGCACGGCGTGATACTTGGCATAGATCATACCTGTAACGGCAATGAGTAGCCAAAGCGCACCGGACCAATCGTTTCGCTTGAGAAAGTTCAGGAGCGCTAAGAAAAACAATGCCGTAAAGAACATCAGGGGTGCATCGGGCACGGTGATGAATCCGAATACATGTAAGAGTGGCAAGCTCAAGTACAATGGAACGAAGACCTTATGATCGATGGACTTTCCGGGGAGCAGCTTCAGCACGATGGCCAGGGTTCCCGTCGACATCACGACGGTCAATAAACGAGTGGTAAAGGGGTGATGCCCAATCAGCTCTCCGAGCCAGATCATCACCATAATGGCCGGCGGATGATCGAGATATCCCCAATCCGGAAACTGACTGTATACCCAATAATAGGTTTCGTCATTCATGAGCCCGGTGGTTGCCGCCTGCAAGGCGTTTATGGCAAACCACGATATCAGGATCCAAAGGGTCGACTTGGAAAGAGCGGACATACGATCAATTTGTCCGAAAATACTAAACCTTTCGAAATGCAGAAGTAGAAATCGTTTCGGATTAAAAATCGACCCGCAAGGCCGCTATTAGATTTCGACCGGGAGCTACGATACCGGAGCTGTAGGTGCGATAACGGAGGTCAAAGATATTCTCAACCCCGGCGTTGAGCTGAACACGCGGATGAATCTGATAAAAAGCCTTGAAATTCAATGTGTACCAACTGGGACTGTGCAGATTTCCGTTTTCATCGAACTGATAAATACTCGCCTTTTCCAGTTCACTTGGCGCAAGTCGTTCCCAAGGCATTTCGCCGTTGAACATGGCGTACAAATCTCCTTTGAAACGCTTTGCTTGGTATACCGCATGAAAATCACCGAAGGTGGGGGCCACATGCCTCAGCGCATCGCCATTCTTTGTTTCGCCCCGCGTATAATTGTAGTGCACTTCGATCGACCAATGCCTATTTAGATCTCCCAGTAAACCAAGCTGAAATCCATAAACCGTTGCCGATTCCGCATTTTGCAGTGCAAATACCTTACTGAGTTTTCCATCGTAAAGGATGCTGTCTTGACTGTTAAAGGTGAATTCATCGCGTACCATAGCATCGTCCAAAAAGGTGAAGAACGCCGCGGCCTCCACCTTCCACTTCTGCGCGATCTTTCGCGAAACGATAAAATCGAAGTTGTACGCATATTCGGGTCGCAGCTCGGTATTCGGCACAATGACCACACCATGACCCGAATCGAAGAACTTGCCCGTATCATCGATATTCGGAGCCCGGAACCCACTCGAGACATTCGCATTGAACTGCCACAATTCATTCGGCCTGAACGCGATTCCGAAGCTTCCATTCCAAGCGTTGTTGTTCAGTTCAAGCTGAGAAAACGGAAAAGGGTAAGCGGCAGTATCGAACTCCGCATACAGACCAACGTAGTTGATACGCAATCCGGTTAAAAGGGTCAATCGCTCGCTTGGAGTGTACTCCAAACTGGAATAGAGAGCTCCCGTTTTCCAACTCGAGCCTTTCGGATACCTGGAGTTCACCGGAGTCACTTCATTCGTCTCAATATTAATTCCGCGTCCTGTGGATCCCACGCGGTTAAAGACATATTCACCCCCGTAGTACAGCTGATGGCGTTCGCTCAGGCTCTTTTCGAAATCCGCGTTCAGCGAGTAAGCATTTACTTCTTCAAATCGCTCACGACGAACATCGCGGTTCCACTTTCTATCGTGCCGACTTTCCTCGAAATGCTGATATGCAGCAGTGAAGCGGGCTTCATCGTAGATCACCGTTGACTTTTTCAACCGGGCCTTTAGGTGATGCATGATCCACCGCTGTGGGCCGTAATACCATTCGGCGCTCGTAAAAGTATCGTCTTCCTCAGTTTCAATGAGTCTGTCGAAACGGGGAACATCGCTCGACTCGGAGTAGTGAAAAGAATAGGTCAAGTCCCAATCCTCGCCGGGTTCGTAGATCAACTTTTGCATAAAGTTCCATTGCTCATACCCTGATTGCACCTGACGCTGGGGATCACTGTTTGTAAGCACCGTATCTACCCCGTTTATTCGCCCCTGATAGGTAGGCCTTAGAAGCACATCCGATCCTTGCGAACCCATGCGCAGATCGCCGAATTTACTTTGGGTGAAACTCGTTACGAATCCCCAGTGATCGTTCTTTAGCCGTATATCGCCGTGGAAGGTATGCTCGTAGTTGGCCGAA contains:
- a CDS encoding glycosyltransferase family 39 protein: MSALSKSTLWILISWFAINALQAATTGLMNDETYYWVYSQFPDWGYLDHPPAIMVMIWLGELIGHHPFTTRLLTVVMSTGTLAIVLKLLPGKSIDHKVFVPLYLSLPLLHVFGFITVPDAPLMFFTALFFLALLNFLKRNDWSGALWLLIAVTGMIYAKYHAVLVIGFTLIALPRLLANRKFYLIALGAALLYLPHILWQIQYDYPSVQYHLFDRADVPYEFGFTSGYVLTQLLVLGPVSFWLVIRAAIHFLTRFPARPRDPHQRFIRVMQVQFWGFLGFFLLMSFRGLVEKNWTAPMAIPAIYLTYTYLVRDALTKLKRVGIYSFLGSLVLVILLRLVVVVPMGEFSYNGQLREFHYNHVWAHEVRDHFGNTPVVFYDGYKHPSVYWYNTGIPSHAESSINYRLTQFDYWPNDTLHWGKRVAWIGDIPKKHKRVIEHSSGEQTAYMIDSAYFSLNTLRVDADLPTTWSSGEPGRFRVTVFNRSEDTVVFPKSYPFYLSASFKQGKSLIDTLKLHRIEKLLWAPGEVKTYNLELNEWPEPGNHLFRLSLQKGHFWPGLNGRAGEIEIVE
- a CDS encoding TonB-dependent receptor, which gives rise to MNLGQSLQPTGLQLDLWSVLMSKMTKDILVILFLGLAPHLAAGQSIKILDAQSLEAIQNAYVYSDSVSAVSDFRGGVPYRLFEDSTLSGGLDILIAVQHASYQMKSLTLEQVKAAGFKIYLEESKLNLDEVVLSANRWEQDKHDIPIKIEQISLKETRLQNPQTAADMIGSSGEVYIQKSQMGGGSPMIRGFSTNRVLLVVDGVRMNTAIFREGNVQNVIALDPFATQNTEVIFGPGSVIYGSDAIGGVMDFHTLEAGTSPNELAYLYGHGAYRFSSANYEHTFHGDIRLKNDHWGFVTSFTQSKFGDLRMGSQGSDVLLRPTYQGRINGVDTVLTNSDPQRQVQSGYEQWNFMQKLIYEPGEDWDLTYSFHYSESSDVPRFDRLIETEEDDTFTSAEWYYGPQRWIMHHLKARLKKSTVIYDEARFTAAYQHFEESRHDRKWNRDVRRERFEEVNAYSLNADFEKSLSERHQLYYGGEYVFNRVGSTGRGINIETNEVTPVNSRYPKGSSWKTGALYSSLEYTPSERLTLLTGLRINYVGLYAEFDTAAYPFPFSQLELNNNAWNGSFGIAFRPNELWQFNANVSSGFRAPNIDDTGKFFDSGHGVVIVPNTELRPEYAYNFDFIVSRKIAQKWKVEAAAFFTFLDDAMVRDEFTFNSQDSILYDGKLSKVFALQNAESATVYGFQLGLLGDLNRHWSIEVHYNYTRGETKNGDALRHVAPTFGDFHAVYQAKRFKGDLYAMFNGEMPWERLAPSELEKASIYQFDENGNLHSPSWYTLNFKAFYQIHPRVQLNAGVENIFDLRYRTYSSGIVAPGRNLIAALRVDF